The DNA segment CCGGGCTCCCCTTCCCAAATCAGGGCGGTCTTATCGGCCCGAGGCCCATCGAGGTGGCGATCGAGGCAATTGAAGCTCAGGTTTGTGGTGCCCCCTGCAAACCACTTGACGAAAGGCGCATCACTCCAATCGAGCACCGAATCGAAAGGCTCAAACCAGTGCAGCTCACTACGGGCCAGGTCGCCCCAGAAGGCATCGGGATCACTTTCAGCTTTGCTGCATAGGGCCCGGTATGCATCCAGAGAGCCAATGCGGGCCGAGGCGGCCAGCTCAGCTGGCGGCGCAAACATCCGTTGCTCCTGGAGCACCGATTCGATCGTCGGGCCCGTTGTGGCATCAGGCATGGGAGGCAGACAGGCGGATGCTGACGGGCGTTTGCTAACGGATATTTAAACCAGCTGGCGCCGCAGCCGCAGGCTCCGTGCACCGGCATGTAACTGGACGTCGTGATGCAGGATAGTTAGATGGGTCCTGCTGCCTGCCTGTTCGATCTCGACGGCCTGCTTCTAGACACCGAACCACTGCAGGCCAGGGCCTGGCATAACGCCGCCGCCCACTTTGGTTGCCAGCTCGGTGCTGAACAGTTGCTCAAGCTGCGGGGCCAGCGCCGATTGGATTGCGCTGCCCTGGTATGCCGCTGGATCGCAGCATCAGGCTCAAAACCCCCGAGTTGTGAGGCTCTGCTGGCCGTGCGCCAACCCCTGGCCGATGCTCTGGTGCCCACCGCTGCCGCAATGGACGGCGCCGCCGAGCTGGTGCAGATGTGTAGGGATCACCAGGTGCCCATGGCCCTCGTCACCAGCAGCTCCCAGGACGCGGTGCGGCGTAAGGCTGCGCCCCACCGATGGCTGGAGCTGATCCAGGTAAGGGTTTACGGCGATGATCCAGCTCTGGCAGCCGGCAAACCGGCGCCGGACCCCTTCCTGCTGGCAGCTAAACGCCTTGTCCGTAATCCCGGCGACTGCTGGGCCTTCGAAGATTCAGCAGCCGGCATCGAAGCCGCAGTGGCCGCTGGTTGTCAGGTGTTTGCCCTTCTCCCCAACAACGGAGATGCCCAAGCAACACCTGCCGGGGTGACCCGCCTCAATTCGCTCAGAGATGTGCGCTGGTAGATCGCTGAGCAGGGTCAGTAAAGGCGACTAAGAACGAAATCAGGCAGGGCCCGCAGGGCGCTGCGCGGTTCGGAGGGGGCTAGCCATTCCAAAGCTTCAGCTGCTTCCTGGGCGAAGCCTTCAGCCAAGGCCCGGGAGCGGGGAATGGCCTCGCAACCCCTCACCAGATCAAGAGCTTGATCGAGATCGCCTTCCTCACAAAATTCGCGTTCAATCAAGCCAGCTAGGGCAGGGCGCTCTTGGAGTGCATACAGGGCCGGAGCAGTGAGATAGCCAGAGGCCAGATCGCTTGCCGCTGGCTTGCCGAGCTGCTGATCACTGCCAGTGAAATCGAGAATGTCGTCAACTACTTGGAAAGCCAAACCCAACTGGCGGCCGAAGCGGTAGAGATCATCGAGCTGGGACCCTGGCAAACCGGTGAGCACCCCAGCTGCCCTGGCACTATTCGCAATTAACGAGGCTGTTTTGCAGTAACTCTTTTCGAGGTATGTCTCAAAGCTCTGGCCGGTGTCGTAGCGGAAAAGGCCCTGTTTCACCTCGCCGTCTGCCAAATCCATGATCACCCGGCTGAGCAGCTTGACCACCTCGAGATCATCAAGATTGGCCAGATGCCAACTGGCTTGGGCAAAAAGGAAATCCCCCGCAAGCACAGCCACTCGATGATTGAAACGGCTGTGCACCGTGTCAACTCCGCGTCGGGTTGCAGCTTCATCGACAACGTCGTCGTGGACGAGCGAAGCCGTATGGATCATTTCAGTGATCTCCGCCAAGCGGCGATGGCGGGGCCCCAGCTCACCGTCCGGGGCTACTGCCCGCGATAGCAAAAGCACAATGCCGGGTCGCAACCTCTTACCACCTGCAGCAAACAGATGCTCAGCTGCTGCCTGCAAAATCGGATGGCCAGCTCCTATAAGGCTGCGCAGGTCGGCCAGCAGGGCATCTAGATCAGCCTCCACGGGCTGGAGCAGCTCTGCAACCGTTGCCACAACACCTCCGCCGTGGCGTGATCCTAGAAGGCTTGCCCCACCGACCGCAGGTCCACCCGCTCAACGGCGGGCCGGTAGCCCAACCAGCGGCTCGCCCCGTCGGCGAAGACCTCCGCAGATCCACTGACGCAGACCCGGGTGCGCTCGGCTGGGGACACCACTTCCACAGCTGCGAGTTCGCCCTCCGGCATGCCGCCCATGCTTGCCAATAGGGGCCCTAGGCGCCGTACCGCCGATTCAGCTGGATCAACAAGCCGCACATGGGGAGGCAGCAGGGACGTGAGCAAGGGGCGCAACATCGGGTAGTGGGTGCAGCCAAGCACCACCGTGTCGACACCGGCAGCGAGTAGGGGTTCCACGTATGCCTTGGCTTCCTCGATCAGGGCTGGAGACTGGAGATCACCGGCCTCGATCAAAGGCACGAAGGTGGGACAGCCCACCTCGAGCACAGAGGTGTGGGGCCGGCAAGCATGGATTGCCCGCCTGTAGGCACCGCTTGCGGCTGTGGCGGGAGTTGCCAACACCCCCACGCACTCACTGTTTAGGTCGGCAGCAACGCTGTCGATCAGGCCCACCACGGGAACGCCGGCCTCCGCCACGGCCACATCAAGGGCGAGGGCATTGGAGGTGTTGCAGGCCATCACCAGAACCCCAACCTGCTGGTGGCGCAGCCAGCCCACCACCTCAGCGGCAATGGAGCGGATATCGGCGACGCTGCGCTGGCCGTAGGGAACCCGGGCCGTATCCCCGAGATAAAGGCAGGAGGAATGGGGATAGCGCTCCTGAAGTCGCCGCAGCACCGTCAGCCCCCCCAAGCCGCTGTCAAAAAGCCCCACCAAAGCGCTCATGGCCGACCCTGCAGGGCGTTAAGGATCCCAGCGCTCAGAGCTAAAGCCATGCGACGACGGAAATTGGCATCGGCGAGGCGGCGGGAATCGAGTTCACCGGTGACAAAGCCCATCTCAACAAGGGCAGAGGGCATCACCGTGCGGCGGATCACGAAAAAGCGTCCGGTGCGCACGCCTCGATCTGGACTGCCAGGGGAAATGGCCACCATCTGCTCCTGCAACGCCACAGCAAGGCGCCGGGAGGGAGATCCCGCACCCTCAAAGAAAAAGGTCTCGATGCCGTTCACATCGGGTCGGGCCATGCTTAAGGCATTGGCGTGCACGCTCACAAACAAATCGGCGCCACTGCTATTGGCAAGGGCTACCCGGGGAGGCAGGTCAACGTCCACCTCCGAGGTGCGTGTCATCAACACCTGGACGCCGCGGGCCTGCAATAGTCGGGCAATTTGCAGACAAACATCAAGCACTACGTCGGTTTCCCGTAGGCCACCAATGCCAACGGCGCCTGGATCGGGGCCCCCATGGCCAGGGTCGATCACCACCTTGAAGCGGCCCCGGGGCACAACCGGCAAGCCATCGGCGGAGAGGGGCGTAGCTGCGGTGGGAAAGATGGTCTGCTGATCGGCGCCGTAGCGGGCGACAGCATCGAGATCTCCCTCTCCGAGGCCAAGCCCAGCTCGGTCGCCAAGACCCGGCAACTCCATGCGCCAGCGGTCGCGGGAGGTGCCCACCAGGCGCAGGCCAGAGGGATCGAGCTGGGTACCTGGCGCAAATTCGAGCACCAGGCGGGTTGTGAAGCCATCTGGACGGCCAATTCGAACCTCACGCAAGGCACCACTGCCACGCACAGTGCGTGTGCGCGATGGGGCACCGGGCAGGTCTACCCAGATCCGGGGGCCCCTAAAGCCTGTACCAGCTTCAAAAAAAGCCTGGGGGCGTACATCGATACTGGTACGTAACTCCAGCTGACCAGTGCGGGAAACGCGCCAGGCCGCCAGGGAAGAAGCCCAGGCCGGTAGATCGGCCAGCAGCAAAGCAACCGCTGCCAGGGCAGCACTCCAGCGGAATCTGACGGACCAGGGCATCGGGAAAGTCAGAACAGGGCTGGCCGGCGGTGCCTCAGGCTGGGCATCTGGGCCCGCACCCTCTGGGCATGGCCCGGATCGATCGGGGCAATGGCAGCGCTGACACTCACGCCGGCATCTGCCAGCACCGTGCCCCAGGGGTCGATTACCAAGGCATGGCCGTGGCTCTGCCTGCGTCCGTAGTGCTGGCCCGTCTGGGCGGGGGCGACCACGTATGCAGTGTTTTCAATCGCCCGGGCCTGCAGCAGCACCTGCCAGTGGTCCTTGCCGGTAAAAGCTGTAAAGGCTGCGGGCACAAACAAAACATCCGCCCCTGCCTGGGCCAGGTGGCGATAAAGCTCAGGGAAGCGAACGTCGTAGCAGATCGACAGGCCAATCCTGCCAAGACCGGGCACATCAACTACCGGGGGCAGTTGGTCTCCGGGCTGCACCGTGGCTGATTCCCGATAGGTGTTGCCGTCGGGCAAGTCGACATCGAACAGATGGATTTTGTCGTAGCGAGCCAGCAGCTGGCCCTCCGTTCCTACTAACTCAGCGCGGTTGAAGGTCTGCCCCGGTCCAGCGGGGACGGGGAAGCCACCACCTAACAAGGTCACTTGATAGCGACGCGCCATCGTGACAAGGAAGCTGCTGCAGCGTTCAGCCAAAGATGGGGCCAATTCAAGGCGCTGCTCGTCCTCACCCATGAAGGCGAAGTTTTCGGGGAGCCCGACCAACTCAGCGCCGCGACGGGCAGCAAGTTCGATCTGCTCTTCCGCTGAAGCGAAATTCGCATCCGGATCCGGCGTGCTTGTGAGTTGCACAGCTGCCGCCAGAAAACTGCTCACCGACTGCCCCAACTAATCCGCCAAACTTTAAGGGAAGTGCCAAGGGGCGTTCCTCGCTGCTGTGATCAGCTGGCCTTAAGCACCCCTGGCTCTGCCTGGAAGGGCACTATTTGCAGGCTGTCGACAGCTGCGCAGCAAGCAAAATCGGCGTCGTGATCGCCGAGATTGATCAGGCGCTGACCGTGACTGGCGGTGCGCAAGCAGGTCTCGGTATCGAGGTGCCACTGTTGCCAGAGAGCCAGGGCCGCCAGCATTTCGTCGTTGCCGAAGCTCACGCCGATGTGGGGAGCCACCGCCATCTCAATCGCCGCAGAAGCAACGGCACCGGCAGCGAGGCTGTCTTCGAGGGAGTAATCGCCCTCCCAGCCACTGCCCACGATCCAGATCCGGCGGCACTCCTGATCCAGCAAACGCCGAGCTACGGCGGTGCGGTTGGGAAGACAGGCCGTCAGGAGCAGCGGCACCGACTTGACTGCCGCTAAGGAGCGGGTGCCATTGGTGGTGCTCATGAATATGCGTTTGCCGCCCACCAGCTCGGGGGTGACCGCAAGGGGAGAGTTGCCCAGGTCGTAGCCGGCCACTCTCTGGCCGCCTCGCTCTCCGGCACGCAGTCGCTGCTGAGCCGGCCAGGCTGCCGCTGCAGCTTCAAGCTCTTCCAGGTTGGCGAAGGCCTCGATCGCCTCAGCGCCGTTCTGCAGGGACCAAGCAATCGTGGTCGTTGCCCGTAGAACGTCGATAACTACGGCCGCGTCGGGTCCACCCTCCGCCAGGGACCTGACAGGTGGCACGCATTCAGAGGAGTGGAAGTAGGAAATTTGCACAGCCGCGGCCCCAGTTCAAGTGCGTCACAGTAGTCACCACTCATATAAGTCGATGCCAAATAAGGGAATTAGTCAACGCAGTCGCCGGGATTTGCGCGGCTTCATCGACCTCCTGGAGCAACGGGGCCGGCTGAGGCGCATCAGCGCCCCGGTGGATCCAGACCTGGAGTTGGCAGCGATTGCCGACCGGGTGCTGGCAGCTGGCGGCCCGGCCCTGTTGTTTGAAAATGTGATCGGCTCCACCATGCCGGTCGCCGTGAACCTGCTGGGCACCCAGGAGCGGGTGCTCTGGAGCATGGGGATGGAGCAACCAGAGGAGCTGGAACGGCTAGGCGAGCGCCTGGCCCTGCTGCAGCAACCCCGACCCCCAAAGGGGGCCCGGGAGGCGGTGCGCTTTGGCTCGGTGCTGCTGGATGTACTCAAGGCCAGGCCCGATCTCGACCTCACCCCCCCCTGCCACCAGCAGGTGTTTAAGGGCGAGGCAGTGAACCTTGATGCCCTGCCCCTGCTGCGGCCCTGGCCCGGCGACGGTGGCCGGATCATCACCCTGGGCCTGGTGATCACCAAGGATCCAGAAACCGGTACACCGAATGTGGGCGTGTACCGGCTGCAACAGCAGTCGGTGAACTCAATGACCGTGCACTGGCTGAGCGTGCGCGGTGGCGCTCGCCACCTGCGCAAGGCGGCGGCGATGGGCAAAAAGCTGGAAATCGCCATCGCCATCGGCGTCCATCCGCTGCTGGTGATGGCGGCCGCCACGCCGATCCCGGTGCAGTTGAGCGAGTGGCTGTTTGCCGGCATCTACGCCGGCGAGGGCGTGCGGCTCGCTAAGTGCAAAACGGTGAATTTGGAAGTGCCGAGCCACAGTGAGGTAGTTCTGGAAGGCACAATCACTCCTGGCTCGGAGCTGGCTGACGGACCATTTGGCGACCACATGGGCTTCTACGGCGGCGTCGAAGATTCGCCCCTCGTCCAGATCCAGTGCGTCACCCAGCGGCGGGCCCCCGTGTACTTCACCACCTTCAGTGGCCGGCCCCCTAAGGAAGACGCCATGTTGGCGATCGCCCTAAACCGCATCTACACGCCGATCCTGCGCCAGCAGATCCCCGAGATCGTTGATTTCTTTCTGCCAATGGAGGGGCTCAGCTACAAACTCGCAGTAATAGCCATCGATAAGGCTTATCCAGGCCAGGCCAAGCGGGCGGCGATGGCCTTCTGGAGCGCTTTGCCCCAGTTCACTTACACCAAATTTGTCGTGGTGGTGGATAAGAGCATCAACATCCGCGACCCGCGCCAAGTGATCTGGGCGATCAGTGCCCAAGTGGATCCGCAGCGGGATTTGTTTGTGCTCGAAGACACCCCCTTTGACAGCCTCGATTTCGCCAGCGAACGCCTGGGCTTGGGCGGCAGGCTGGCGATAGATGCCACCACCAAGATCGGTCCAGAGAAGCGCCACCCCTGGGGCGAACCCCTTAGTCGTCCTGCCGAGCTGGAGGCAAGGCTCGATGCCCGCTGGGCCGAGCTTGGATTGGCCGATATCGGCAAGGATGAGCCAGATCCGGCATTGTTTGGTTACACCCTGGAGCATGTGCTGGAGCGACTGGCAGGACGGGCAACGGCTAAGACCTGATGCTTTCTCGCCAGGCCAGCCATGCTCTCAAGGCCCTACTGGAGCTGGCAGCAAGGCCACTGGAGTGGCAGTCAACCCACGCGCTGGCCACAGCCCATCTACTACCCGAACCCATGCTGGAGCAGCTGCTGCTGCGCCTACGGAGGGCCGGGCTGCTCGATGCGAGGCGTGGGCGCGTGGGCGGCTACCGACTCACCAGGCCGGCGCGGGAAATTTCAATGGAGCAGATTTTGGCAGGGCTGGGCGAGGCTTTGAAAGTTGCTGATGTTTGGAGAGAAAGTGCTAACCGGTCTGCAACGTCGGAGCCGGCCAGTTCTCCAGCCGATCAAGTGACCTATGCATTGCAGCTACGGCTAGAGCGGGTCCGGCAGAAGGCGCTGGCCGAACTCAGTCTTGAAGATCTGCTGTTCGACCTGCGCAGCGCCGTGGCCGGATCCGATAGCGAGGGTGGGGTGATGCTTGGTTGAGCCATGGACCTCCCCACCTTTCCTTGCTGGAGCATGCCGATATTCAGTCGCAACCCTCCACCGACACGCGGTAACTGAAGCCGGTAGAGGCGGGCATTTTGGTGGCACCAACCCTCACATTCACCTGGTTCGTGCGCCGGCCAGGTACGGCTGGAAAAGGACCGAAGACGTGTCTCTGCTCAGGTTGAAGGGTGCGATTCTCATTCACCAAGCAAAGGTCGTTGTTATCGGTGAGTCGCAAAAATGCTGAGGCTGGGAACACCGCCTTATCTGTCGATGCCGACTGCAAGTTGATGCGATGACTGGCGTAGCTGCGATCTACCGCAAAATCTGTGTTCCAGTTGTTGCGGCGAAACAATCCATCCGGACTGATGCGTTTTTGCACAACGGGCTCGCCACCTGCTGCTATAGGCATCAGAAACCGACAGCTAGCCTGGGCCGCGCCAGCATCAGCCGAAAGCACGACAATTGCAGCAATTACTAACGACACAGTTAGACGTAGCGCGTTCCTGCTAGCCGAGACACATTTAGACTTCAAATGCAGCATTGAAAAGACCAGTCGTGATAATCAAAATCCACACTAGATCCTCAAGCCAGATAAAAAGTACATGCCATTAACGATGAATGGCAAAGTAATGAATAATTCGATGATTTCTGAGATCATCAACTTGAGTGAACTGCTGCCGTGCCTATGACTACCGCCATCGCTATGACAATCGGAGGCAGCGATTCCAGCGGCGGCGCCGGCATCCAGGCCGACCTCAAGACCTTCACGGCCATGAGGGTATTTGGCTGCTCGGCCATCACCTGCGTCACCGCCCAAAACACCACAGGTGTCAGCCGCGTGGACTCTCTGCCGCCAGAGGCCCTGAGCGCCCAGATCACCGCGGTGCTCACCGACCTGCCGGTGGCAGCCCTTAAAACCGGCATGTTGCTCAATGCCAGCCTGATCGAAGCCACCGCTGCCGCCCTGGCGCCGTTGGCGATCCCGAAATTGATCGATCCGGTGATGGTGTCGCGGGCAGGGTCAGTGCTACTTGAGCCCAGCGCCATTGCTGCCTATCGGCTGCTGCTGCCCCAGGCCGAGCTGCTCACCCCCAACCTGCACGAAGCCCAGCTACTCAGCGGCGTGACGATTGAGGCGGCTAGCGATCTGGAACTTGCGGTTGAGCAAGCGGCGCAGAGGCTGCTGGAGCTGGGGTCAGCAGCGGTGCTGGTAAAAGGCGGCGGCCGGCCAGAGCTGCGCGGCCGCGACTACCTCCTGCAGCGGCATGCCCCTGGGCAGTGGCTCAGCCACGCGCCGATTAGCACCATCCACACCCACGGCAGTGGCTGCACACTGGGGGCAGCGATCACTGCCCAGCGGGCCCTGGGACGATCCCTTCAGGAGGCCATTAACGAAGCCAAGCGCTACGTGGAGGGCGGCTTGCGCTCCGCCCTAGCCATTGGCGCAGGTCAAGGCCCGCTCTGCCACTGGCATGCCTATGAATCAGTCGAGCAGCGGCAGGCTCCATAGGATCGGCCCACTGCCGTCAGAGCTTCGTGGCCCATTTCGCCGCCAATCATGCCCCACTCCGCCTGACTGGTGGCGGCACCCTGGCGGGAACCGTGCAGGTGCCTGGGGATAAATCAATCTCCCACCGGGCCCTTTTGTTTGGGGCTATCGCCGAGGGAGAAACGCGCATCGAGGGCTTGCTACCAGCGGAGGACCCGCTTAGTACGGCGGCCTGCCTGCGGGCCATGGGCGTGGAGGTATCGCCGATTCAGGCCGGCCAGCCAGTGACCGTGCAAGGCGCCGGCCTTGATGGCTTCCAGGAACCTGGCGATGTGCTCGATTGCGGCAACTCGGGCACCACCATGCGGCTGATGCTGGGGCTGCTGGCAGGCCGGGTGGGCCGCCACTTCGTGCTCACTGGTGATGGCTCCCTACGGGGCAGGCCGATGCGGCGGGTCGGAGCCCCCCTGGCCCAAATGGGTGCCCAGATCCATGGCCGCGGGGACGGCAACTTTGCACCCTTGGCGGTGCAGGGCCAGCCGCTGCGCGGCACAACCATTCACACCCCGGTTGCCTCAGCCCAGGTGAAGAGCGCCATCCTGCTTGCCGCCCTCACCGCTGACGGGCCCACCACCGTGATCGAGCCGGCCCAGAGCCGCGATCACAGCGAGCGAATGCTGCGGTCCTTCGGCGCCGAGTTATCTGTGGGCGGTGAAGGCAATACAGTGGTCACCCTAACCCCGGGGCAAACGCTCAAAGGGCAAGCCGTGGTGGTGCCAGGTGACATCAGCTCCGCCGCTTTCTGGCTGGTGGCCGGTGCCATCACCCCAGGCGCTGAGATCACAGTGCAGAACGTGGGGCTCAACCCCAGCCGGACCGGCATCCTCGAGGTGCTGGAGCAGATGGGCGCTCAAATCAGCGTCCTCAACCGCCGGGATGTGGCCGGGGAGCCTGTGGGCGACCTGCGGGTTTGCCACGGCCCGCTGCAAGCCTTTGAAATCGGTGGCGATCTGATCCCCCGGCTCGTTGATGAAATCCCAGTGCTAGCCGTAGCCGCCTGCTGCGCCGAGGGCATCAGCCGCATTCGTGACGCCGAGGAGCTGCGGGTCAAGGAAACAGACCGCCTGGCGGTAATGGGACGGCAGCTCGGGGCGATGGGCGGCCGCATCGAGGAATTCGCAGACGGCATGACTATCAGCGGCTGTACCGAACTGCATGGCGCAGAGGTTGACAGTGAGACCGACCACCGAGTGGCCATGAGTCTGGCGGTAGCCGCCGGCATCGCCCAGGGCGACACCCTGCTGCACCGGCCGGAAGCGGCGGCCGTCTCCTATCCGGGCTTCTGGGCCGACCTAGCCCGCCTCAAGCAACAGGCAAACTGATACCTATTCCACATACAAGTCCATGCTCGCCGTCGCCGTATTGGCCGCAGGGAAGGGCACCCGCATGAAGAGCGCCCTGCCCAAGGTGCTCCAGCCCCTAGCCGGTGCCACCCTGGTGGAGCGGGTACTGGCCAGCTGCGAGCAGCTTCAGCCAGAGCGGCGCCTGCTGATCGTTGGCCACCAGGCCGAGCGGGTGGAGCAGCAGCTGCAGGGCCTAAGCGGCCTGGAATTCGTGTTGCAGCAGCCACAGAACGGCACTGGCCACGCCGTGCAGCAGCTGCTCGAGCCGCTAAAAGACTTCAGCGGCGATCTGCTGGTACTCAATGGCGACGTGCCGTTGCTACGCCCCGAAACCCTTGCGACCCTGCTGGAGCAACACCGCAGCAGTGGCGCTGCCGTGACCCTGCTGACAGCCAGGCTGGACGATCCCAGTGGTTACGGGCGAGTGTTTGCCGATGCCAACGGCTCAGTTAGCGCAATCGTGGAGCACCGCGACTGCAACGACCACCAGCGTCTCAACGACCTCACCAACGCCGGTATCTACTGCTTCAACTGGGCCAAGTTGGCCGAGGTGCTGCCCAAGCTCACCACCGACAACGACCAAGGCGAGCTTTACCTCACCGACACGGTGGCCCTGCTCCGACCGGCCATGCACCGAGAGGTGGCCGATGCCGACGAAATTGCCGGTATCAACGACCGGCTCCAGCTCAGCCAATGCGAGGCGGCACTGCAGGAACGGCTAAAGCGCCACTGGATGGCTGAGGGTGTCAGCTTTGTCGATCCAGCTAGCTGCACCCTCAGCGAGGACTGCCGCTTTGGCCAGGATGTTGTCGTTGAACCCCAATGCCACTTCCGAGGCAGCAGCTCCATCGGCGATGGCTGCCGCATCGGGCCCGGCTGCTTGATCGAAGACAGCAGTTTGGGAGCAGGTGTGACCGTGCTCTATTCAGTGCTGCGCCAGGTGCAGGTGGGTGAGCACTGCGCCATTGGCCCCTTCGCCCAGCTACGCCCCGGCACCTCATTGGCGAAGCACTGTCACATCGGCAATTTTGTGGAAGTGAAAAACAGCAGTCTTGCCGATGGCGTGAAAGTAAACCATCTCAGCTATATCGGCGACGCAGATCTGGGAGCTGGCGTCAACGTGGGAGCAGGCACAATCACCGCCAACTACGACGGCGTGCGCAAGCACCGCACCGTGGTGGGCGCCGGCAGCAAAACCGGGGCAAATTCTGTGCTGGTGGCACCACTGACCCTGGGCGAAAACGTCACCGTTGGTGCCGGCTCGACGATCACCAAGGACGTGCCGGCCGGGTCGCTCGCCTTGGGCCGTGCTCGCCAGCTCGTCAAGGAAAACTGGTCCACCCAGTTAAACCAGCCAAGCCCTCCAGCCCCATAGGCTGCGCCAATCTTCCCCAGCTTTTATGAATCGCGACAGGCGTCCTGCAGCTTCACCAGATGCAGCTTCACCAGATAAAGAGGGCTTTCTCTACGAGCCGGTCGAACGGTTTGGCGAGAGCATGACCAGTCCCAAACCCTGGAACAAGGCTGCCCTTGCCGGGGTGGAATTATTAAATGGTCGGGTGGCCATGCTTGGCTTTGCCGCAGCAATCGCCGGCGAGCTTCTCACCGGCAAGGGCATGGTGGGCCAGCTGGCTGCCATGTTGCATTGGTATTTGGGCTGAAAGCAGAAAGGCCCCGAGTGAACCACCACCCAGGACCTTCGCCCGAAGGCACAACATCGTGAAATGCTGCTCCGCAGCCATCATGGCCGATCGCGTCGAGCCCGGCATGGCCGATTAGAGAAGCGGGATCAAGCGCTCCAGAGCAACACCCCGGCTGGCCTTGAGCAGAAGCACATCTCCAGGCTCCAGCCATTGCTGCAATGGCTCTGCCGCAGCCTCCGGGCAATCCACCTGCCTTAAACGCGCTAGGCCAGTGGCCGCCGCAACCATGGCCGCCCCTTCCTCGCCCTGGTCCACGATCACCAGCCCATCAAGGTCAAG comes from the Cyanobium sp. Tous-M-B4 genome and includes:
- a CDS encoding UbiD family decarboxylase — protein: MPNKGISQRSRRDLRGFIDLLEQRGRLRRISAPVDPDLELAAIADRVLAAGGPALLFENVIGSTMPVAVNLLGTQERVLWSMGMEQPEELERLGERLALLQQPRPPKGAREAVRFGSVLLDVLKARPDLDLTPPCHQQVFKGEAVNLDALPLLRPWPGDGGRIITLGLVITKDPETGTPNVGVYRLQQQSVNSMTVHWLSVRGGARHLRKAAAMGKKLEIAIAIGVHPLLVMAAATPIPVQLSEWLFAGIYAGEGVRLAKCKTVNLEVPSHSEVVLEGTITPGSELADGPFGDHMGFYGGVEDSPLVQIQCVTQRRAPVYFTTFSGRPPKEDAMLAIALNRIYTPILRQQIPEIVDFFLPMEGLSYKLAVIAIDKAYPGQAKRAAMAFWSALPQFTYTKFVVVVDKSINIRDPRQVIWAISAQVDPQRDLFVLEDTPFDSLDFASERLGLGGRLAIDATTKIGPEKRHPWGEPLSRPAELEARLDARWAELGLADIGKDEPDPALFGYTLEHVLERLAGRATAKT
- the murI gene encoding glutamate racemase codes for the protein MSALVGLFDSGLGGLTVLRRLQERYPHSSCLYLGDTARVPYGQRSVADIRSIAAEVVGWLRHQQVGVLVMACNTSNALALDVAVAEAGVPVVGLIDSVAADLNSECVGVLATPATAASGAYRRAIHACRPHTSVLEVGCPTFVPLIEAGDLQSPALIEEAKAYVEPLLAAGVDTVVLGCTHYPMLRPLLTSLLPPHVRLVDPAESAVRRLGPLLASMGGMPEGELAAVEVVSPAERTRVCVSGSAEVFADGASRWLGYRPAVERVDLRSVGQAF
- the thiD gene encoding bifunctional hydroxymethylpyrimidine kinase/phosphomethylpyrimidine kinase — encoded protein: MTTAIAMTIGGSDSSGGAGIQADLKTFTAMRVFGCSAITCVTAQNTTGVSRVDSLPPEALSAQITAVLTDLPVAALKTGMLLNASLIEATAAALAPLAIPKLIDPVMVSRAGSVLLEPSAIAAYRLLLPQAELLTPNLHEAQLLSGVTIEAASDLELAVEQAAQRLLELGSAAVLVKGGGRPELRGRDYLLQRHAPGQWLSHAPISTIHTHGSGCTLGAAITAQRALGRSLQEAINEAKRYVEGGLRSALAIGAGQGPLCHWHAYESVEQRQAP
- a CDS encoding 2-phosphosulfolactate phosphatase family protein; amino-acid sequence: MQISYFHSSECVPPVRSLAEGGPDAAVVIDVLRATTTIAWSLQNGAEAIEAFANLEELEAAAAAWPAQQRLRAGERGGQRVAGYDLGNSPLAVTPELVGGKRIFMSTTNGTRSLAAVKSVPLLLTACLPNRTAVARRLLDQECRRIWIVGSGWEGDYSLEDSLAAGAVASAAIEMAVAPHIGVSFGNDEMLAALALWQQWHLDTETCLRTASHGQRLINLGDHDADFACCAAVDSLQIVPFQAEPGVLKAS
- the sds gene encoding solanesyl diphosphate synthase, which produces MATVAELLQPVEADLDALLADLRSLIGAGHPILQAAAEHLFAAGGKRLRPGIVLLLSRAVAPDGELGPRHRRLAEITEMIHTASLVHDDVVDEAATRRGVDTVHSRFNHRVAVLAGDFLFAQASWHLANLDDLEVVKLLSRVIMDLADGEVKQGLFRYDTGQSFETYLEKSYCKTASLIANSARAAGVLTGLPGSQLDDLYRFGRQLGLAFQVVDDILDFTGSDQQLGKPAASDLASGYLTAPALYALQERPALAGLIEREFCEEGDLDQALDLVRGCEAIPRSRALAEGFAQEAAEALEWLAPSEPRSALRALPDFVLSRLY
- a CDS encoding N-acetylmuramoyl-L-alanine amidase, which encodes MPWSVRFRWSAALAAVALLLADLPAWASSLAAWRVSRTGQLELRTSIDVRPQAFFEAGTGFRGPRIWVDLPGAPSRTRTVRGSGALREVRIGRPDGFTTRLVLEFAPGTQLDPSGLRLVGTSRDRWRMELPGLGDRAGLGLGEGDLDAVARYGADQQTIFPTAATPLSADGLPVVPRGRFKVVIDPGHGGPDPGAVGIGGLRETDVVLDVCLQIARLLQARGVQVLMTRTSEVDVDLPPRVALANSSGADLFVSVHANALSMARPDVNGIETFFFEGAGSPSRRLAVALQEQMVAISPGSPDRGVRTGRFFVIRRTVMPSALVEMGFVTGELDSRRLADANFRRRMALALSAGILNALQGRP
- a CDS encoding carbon-nitrogen hydrolase family protein produces the protein MSSFLAAAVQLTSTPDPDANFASAEEQIELAARRGAELVGLPENFAFMGEDEQRLELAPSLAERCSSFLVTMARRYQVTLLGGGFPVPAGPGQTFNRAELVGTEGQLLARYDKIHLFDVDLPDGNTYRESATVQPGDQLPPVVDVPGLGRIGLSICYDVRFPELYRHLAQAGADVLFVPAAFTAFTGKDHWQVLLQARAIENTAYVVAPAQTGQHYGRRQSHGHALVIDPWGTVLADAGVSVSAAIAPIDPGHAQRVRAQMPSLRHRRPALF
- a CDS encoding Rrf2 family transcriptional regulator, translated to MLSRQASHALKALLELAARPLEWQSTHALATAHLLPEPMLEQLLLRLRRAGLLDARRGRVGGYRLTRPAREISMEQILAGLGEALKVADVWRESANRSATSEPASSPADQVTYALQLRLERVRQKALAELSLEDLLFDLRSAVAGSDSEGGVMLG
- a CDS encoding HAD family phosphatase is translated as MGPAACLFDLDGLLLDTEPLQARAWHNAAAHFGCQLGAEQLLKLRGQRRLDCAALVCRWIAASGSKPPSCEALLAVRQPLADALVPTAAAMDGAAELVQMCRDHQVPMALVTSSSQDAVRRKAAPHRWLELIQVRVYGDDPALAAGKPAPDPFLLAAKRLVRNPGDCWAFEDSAAGIEAAVAAGCQVFALLPNNGDAQATPAGVTRLNSLRDVRW